The Vairimorpha necatrix chromosome 11, complete sequence sequence ATCGAGATAAATTAATACccttattattattataagaaAATCCCCcctgtaaataaaaatttaatttttaaatcatattataatatcatattatactagatattataataatatttatttaaatttatttctgaTAATATTTCTCATATAAATCTAATTTCCCATCTACAAGTTCACACAAATTATAATTCTCTTTCACTAATCCTAAAACCTCTTCATCTTTATCTTTCTTCTCTTCtaaattcttataaaaCTCATCACTGACCTTCTCAACCTCCTTAACACACATTATTAATTCATCATCCTCATCattataaatcttcttACTCTGGTCTATTAACAATTTCTCAAAGAAATCAACATTCTCTTCTAATTCACCAAGACGAGTCTCTTCTTTATCTAATTGACTCAGAATTatcttataattattaagaCTCTCGAGTAACTTCTCATCTTCCTCGAAAATCTCTCTGGCTTTAGTATTGaaatctttaatattttcttctaattTACAAGTCTGTTCTTGGATGATCTCGTAAAGGGACATTTGGACAAAAGAGGTGTTTCTTTCGGGATTTGATAATTTACTATTGTCGCCGAAAATACTAGTTTTATCAGAAACTGAATCATTTGTATCTTGAGAAACTGGGGGTGATTGTAATTGAGTTATAGTGGAGGAATCTGCTACTTGAGGCTGATTATTTGTAAAGGGAGTTGGAGTTTGAGGCTGATTATTCGCAAAGGGAGTCGCAAGAGGCTGATTATTTGCAAAGGGAGTTGGAGCTTGGGGCTGCATACTTGCAAATGGATCTGCAGCTTGAGGCTTCATGTTTGCAAATGGGTCAACTACTTGAGTCTGAGGCTGTTGTGTTTGGGGCTGCATGCCTGCAAATGGGTCAGCAACTTGCGTCTGAGGCTGCATATTTGCAAAAGGAGTCGCAGTTTGTGTCTTCATGCCTGCAAATGGATTTGATGCTTGAGATTTCATATTTGCAAATGGGTCTGCTACTTGAGGCTGCTGTGTTTGGGGCTGCTGTGTTTGAAGCTGATTACTTGCGAATGAAGTCGCAGTTTGTGTCTTCATGCCTGCAAAAGGGTCAGCTACTTGCGTCTGAGGCTGCATATTTGCGAAAGGACTTGATGCTTGAGATTTCATATTAGCAAAAGGATCGGCTGCTTGAGTTTGCGTCTTCATATTCGCAAATGGGTCTGCTACTTGAGTCTTCATGTTCGCGAAGGGGTCTGCTACTTGTGGCGTCGTATTTTGTACTTGCCCaaaagatgaaaatgtATTCTGCTGTGTCCCAAATGTCCCATACTGCGTAGTCGGTGTAGCAGCGGCTTGATTATTAGTCTGCATCCCAGGAAATGTACTGGTACTATTAAACTGTGTGCTTGGTGTACTAGACActtgatttaataaattataagaatTAGAAGAAGTCTGTGGCTGCATATTAGCAAAAGGATTAGTAGACTGCTGTGTACCAAATACAGAAGGCTGTGTAGAAGTAGCAGTGGGCTTCATATTAGCAAATGGATTGGCGGGCTGAGTGGGCTGCATATTAGCGAAGGGGTTGGCGGGCTGAGTGGGCTGCATATTAGCGAAAGGATTGGCGGGCTGAGCGGGCTGCATATTCATAAATGGGTTAGTAGACTGCTGATTAGTGGAGTATAAAGATTGTTGGGGAGTATTTGATTGGTTCATATTTGAAAATGGATCATTTGGATTTTGGGGCTGATCTTCTTTCTTAGGATTAAAAGGATTGAAGTTCATTTGAAGGGGGgtaaataaaagatttaaagaaatcCAAGAAAAGTGAAAAAAGCGGAAAAATCAAAGAATGCTTTGTAATCAGGATGAcaagaatatttataaaatgtcacattataaaaagagaGGTAAAAATGAGTCTGTTTTTGTTATACTATGTTCATATAagcttttttttttattcataaaaaaaagaataagcaagttctaaaatattaatcttatgtttatattCCTCATAGGTTAATTTATGGAAATCTAAATTCTCGATTGTaaaagtttaaatttaagattactcttattttataatttacccattcttatttaaaaaataacgaggtatcataaaaaaataaagaataaaacACATGAAAGATGAAATTTCAATAAggtcaaaaataataattataagacGAGAAGACTCAAAGAGAAAAAGGTCTATTTCCACTTTAGACCCctacaaatataaataccaatctttaaaaaaatatccctTTTTTGGAAAACCAAAGTGTaaactaaaataaattgcAAAGTAGAAACAGTTAGTTCTAATTTGGTCATATTGTATGAGAAACATAAGAATAAAACAAACCTAAGAATTAATTTACTGAATTGTGGTAAAATATATGTctaaatacataaaaatatgctTATTTTCTTATGTCTCCTAGATCCGAAATGGGTAGAGGCCTCATAAGTATCGAAGATAGAAGCGAAAGTATGCTtctgaatatttataaaacattagaTGGGTCTAGAAATGCTCACTAAGACGGGCAGCGATACTTAAAGTAGAGGCAGAGAGCAAATCCCACTTGTTTACAATTCACGAGTATCTAAGGATTAGGTTTTGCTTGAGGAGAGATAACCAAGAAGATGCTAATAGAATCCCAAAAAGAAGCGCtttacaacaaaattaaCTTAAGGACAAAACATGGAAAGTTGTTTAAGCCAGGGACAATGATTTAGTAAGCATTAGGGACTCTTCTACCTGGCTGGTTAAAGGAAACAATCAGGCTAGATCTGAAGCAATTTATTGCTTCCTACGGGATAGAAATATCTTCTGTGGACAAGAGGTACAATGTCCCCATTGTGGATATCATAGGAAGACCGTGGATCATTTAGCTACTAAGTATGATCGAATGCTGggttttattatattaaaagacACAACTAGGTAGTTAGATGATTCATCTCTTACtatgtattaaatatgggtttaagaagacaaagaaaataCGTGGACACTCAGTACAAGAGATCATGGAAAATGATCGTGCCGAAATA is a genomic window containing:
- a CDS encoding putative nuclear pore complex protein; amino-acid sequence: MNFNPFNPKKEDQPQNPNDPFSNMNQSNTPQQSLYSTNQQSTNPFMNMQPAQPANPFANMQPTQPANPFANMQPTQPANPFANMKPTATSTQPSVFGTQQSTNPFANMQPQTSSNSYNLLNQVSSTPSTQFNSTSTFPGMQTNNQAAATPTTQYGTFGTQQNTFSSFGQVQNTTPQVADPFANMKTQVADPFANMKTQTQAADPFANMKSQASSPFANMQPQTQVADPFAGMKTQTATSFASNQLQTQQPQTQQPQVADPFANMKSQASNPFAGMKTQTATPFANMQPQTQVADPFAGMQPQTQQPQTQVVDPFANMKPQAADPFASMQPQAPTPFANNQPLATPFANNQPQTPTPFTNNQPQVADSSTITQLQSPPVSQDTNDSVSDKTSIFGDNSKLSNPERNTSFVQMSLYEIIQEQTCKLEENIKDFNTKAREIFEEDEKLLESLNNYKIILSQLDKEETRLGELEENVDFFEKLLIDQSKKIYNDEDDELIMCVKEVEKVSDEFYKNLEEKKDKDEEVLGLVKENYNLCELVDGKLDLYEKYYQK